GGCGGACGACGTCGGGCGCGTTCGGGGTGACCAGTGGGCGGGTGGCCAGTTCGGCCAGCTCCACCGGTCCGCTCCTGGCCAGGGGGTCGCCGTCGGCCACCACGGCGTGAACGGGCAGCTCGGCCAGGGCGTGGAACCGGGCGTCCCCGGCCAGGAAGTCGTAGGTGACCGCCAGTTCGCAGTGCCCTTCCCGCAGGAGAGCCGCGAGCCGGTCGGCCGGCTCCTCCTGGACGGTCAACCGGATGTCCGGGTAACGCTGCCGGGTGAGCCGGTGGACGGCGGGCAGCAGGAACGGAGCGAGCGACGAGAGGAACCCGACATCGAGCCCGCCGGCGGCGTCCCCCGCCAGGGCGTCGCCCCGCTCCTTGAGATTCCTGGCCCGCCCCAGCAGGTCCCGGGCCTCCCGCAGCAGGTGTCGGCCGCTCGGGGTGAGGGAGACCCCCCGGGCGTGATGCCGCAGGAGGAGCTGTACACCGAGTTGGCGTTCCAGCCTCATCACGGCCGAGGAGACCGTCGACTGCGAGGCGCACAACTGCTCCGCCGCCTCCGATATGTTGCCCACTTCGGCGGAGACGACGAAGTACCGCAGTTGCGCGAGGCTGAAGCCCAGGCCGTCGCTCATCGCGCGCCTCCGGCCCGGTCCCGCAGGGTGTCCAGCCATCGGTCGACCGTGAGCGCGGTCGCCCCGGCGTGCTCCTCCAGCAGGGAGAAGTGGTCCCCCGTCAGATCGGTCCGCCGGTGCTCCAGTGGCCAGCCGGACCGCGCGTCCTCGCCGAGCAGTTCCAGCAGGGGCCCTTCCTGCGCGGCGCCCGCCACCAGGGTCGGGGTGGTCACCGGCAGCGGGCGCCAGCCGTCGAGCAGCCCCCCGTACCAGGCCATCGCCGTCACCTGTTCGTCGTCGAGGGGCAGGCGCGGGAACCGTTCGAGCAGCCGCCGCGTGATCACGGCCATGCCCCGGACCATCGCCGCCCCGGTCGTCCGCGGGGTGTCGAGCAGCACCAGCCCGGCGGGTGGTGCGCCGGCCGCCTCCAGCCGGCGCACCACGTCGTGGGCCAGCCAGCCGCCGGAGGAGTAGCCCGCGAGCGCGAACCCACCGCGCCCGAACCGTCGGAGCAGGGTGGCGGCAAGCCGCTCCGCCGCCGCCTCCAGGTCCACGGGCAGCGGCTCCCCGGGACGGTAGCCGGGCAGGGAGGCCGCCCAGACCTGGCGGCGGCCCCGGAGCGCGCCGGCGAAGTTCACGTACTGGTGGGCCCCGGTGGGGGCGATCAGCGACGGCAGGCAGACCAGGTCGGGCTCCCGCCGTCCGTCCGACAGCCTCAGCAACTCCGGCTCGTCGCCCGCTCCGGCCGCGAACACCGGCCGGAGCCGGGCTGCCATCGAGAGCAGGTCACCGGCCTGCTGCGGGGTGCCGGTCTCCAGCACCGTACGGAACAGGGCGGCGACGGTACGGGGGGCGTCCGCCGCGGGCCGCGGCGCCGGCCCGGGGTCGGGGCGGCCCCCAGCGACCGGGTTCAGGCGCGCCACGAGGGCGTCCACGTGCGGGCCGCCGCTCGTGACGAAGTGATCGGCGAGCTCCTCGACGGACTCGGCGTCGAAGAGCAGCGTGGACGAGACCTCGCCGAGGTCCTCCCGCAGGGCGTTGGTCAACTGGAGCACGAGGATGGAGTCCATGCCGTAGTCGCTGAGCGGCGTGGAGAGGGCGATCCGGTCCGCGGGGACGCCGAGGGTCTCCGCTGCCCGGTCACGGAGGTAACCGGCCAGGGCCTCGGCCCTGTTCCCCGGTCCGGCGACGGACGGGGCGACCGCTCCCCCGGCGTCCAGGGGTTGCGCGGGGACCTGGACGAAGGCGGGGGCAGGCGGCCGCGGGACGGCGACCGCGGCGGGCGGGGACGGGGAGTCCTCCGCTGCCGGGGGCGTCGCTTCCCGGCGGCCCGCCGGTTGCCCGCGTCCGGGCTTCCGGTCCGCGGGCCCGCGGCCGGTCCGCCGGGCCACCGACTGCCGGGCGAGCCCGTCGCTCTCGGCGGCGATGATCTGCTGCCCGAGCTCCCGCGCTTCCGGCAGCACGGGGACCACCGCCGCGAACCCTTCGCTCTCCAGCACCTTCCGCCAGTTGTCGGGCGACAGCGCCGGCGAGCCCGGTACGCGCAGCGCGTCGTCCTCGAAGAGCCACCAGCCCTCCAGCAGGCCGAACGTGAGGTGGCTGGAGACGTCGAAGTCCGCCAGTTCGTTGAGCAGGAGCCACCCTCCGTCGCGCAGGGCCGCCTTCGCGTTGCGGATCGTGTTCCGGGTGTCGCGCGTCGCGTGCAGCACGTTGGCGGCGACGACCAGGTCGTAGCTCCCGCTCTCCACTCCCCGCTGCCCGGCCAGCGGCTGTTCCGCGTCGAAGCGGGCGTAGGAGAGGTACGGCACGTCGGGTCCGTACGCGGTACGGGCGTGGTTCAGGAACGCCTTCGACAGATCGGTGTACGTGTAGGTCTCGATGTGTTCCTGGAAGGGGCGCAGCGCGGCGAACATGCCGACGCTGGTTCCGCCCGTGCCGGCGCCGATCTCCAGGATGCGGAGCCGCGTCGAAGGGTCCAGGCGCAGCCGTTCCGCGACGACCGAGACCGCGGCGTCGGCCATGGCGCGGTTGTACAGGTCGGCGACCCGGTTGTCGCGGTAGGTGCCTTCGACGAGTTCGACGGAGCCGCGCGGGAACAGGACGTCGGTCGGCCTGGTCACACCGGTGAGGATGCCGGGCAGGGCCCGGAGCGTGGCGTCGAGCAGGGCGAGTTCGGCCGCCTTGTCGGGGTCGGTGGACCAGCGGGCGCGGCACTCGTCCCACTCGCGTACGAGGGCGTCCAGCGACGGGGCCGTGTCCGGCACGATGCGGAGCGCGTGGTCGAGCCAGGTCGCGTACCTGTCCAGGATCCCGGCGCGCCGGCGAAGCCGGTCGATGTCGCCGGGGGACGTGGGAGTGCCGGGGTCGCGCAGCCCGCCGAGCGCTTGCAGGTGGCCGCGGACCATCCTCGCCAGGAGCGGATCGCGCTCGTCCGAGCGCCACGCGGCGATCGCGCGGATCGCCTCCCACTCGGCGGGCGGGGCCGCGGCCGACGCGACGCGTGCGGGCGCGACGCGGGTCCGTGCCCTGGGGTGAACGGTGATCCGCGTCGTCGGGTCCAGCGCCTCGATGGCGTCGAGGTCCCTCACCTTGATGAAGCTCAACTGGCGCTGGGGGCCGCCGAGCAGCGTGTCGAGCGCGTCCATCGCCTCCGGGGCCTCGATCGAGAGGAGGCCCCAGCGCGCCATGTGCTCCTTGTGCCGCTCGGTCGAGGCACTGCCGACGCTCCCCCACCACCCCCAGTTCATCACCTTGACCGGGCACGGCCAGTGCCGGTCGAGGAAGTGGGCGTAGGCGTCGCCGAAGGTGCAGCCCGCCGCGTAGTTGCTCTGGCCCGCTGCCGTCGTGAAGGACTGGACGGACGAGAAGAACAGGGCGAAGTCCAGTGCCTCGTCCGCGAAGACCTCGGCCATGGCCACCCCGACGTCGACCTTCGCGGCGAGGCTCGCCCGCAGGGTCGCCTCGTCCATCCGCGCCAGGCTCCGGTCCCGCAGGTCGAGCGCCGCCTGGACGACGCCGTGGATGCGCGGGTGGCGGCGCTTGACCTCCTTGTGGGCGAGGCGCAGGGACGCGGGGTCGGCGGCGTCGGCGGACAGGTAGCTCACCCGGCCGCCGGCCTCGGCCAGCCGTGCGTCGATCGACGCGTCCTTCGGTCGTCGGCCGATCCAGATCACGTGGGCGTCGTGGTGGCGTACGACATGCCGGGTCCACTGGACGCCGAGTCCGCCGGCGCCGCCGATCACGACGTAGACGCCGCCCTGCCGGTACGGGGCGTGCTGGGGGTCGCCGGGCTCGTTCGGCGCCCAGCGGCGCGCCAGCCACTGGCCGGCGCGATGCGCCAAGGGGTCGTCGCCGCTACGGCCGGGGAGTGTCAGGAGGTCGTCGGGCAGCCCGGCGGTGTCGAGGTCGGCCCGGCGGACGGACCAGTTCGCGTACTCCTGGGCGAGCGACCCGAAGAAGCCGTGCAGCCCGGCGTGGGCGGGTGCGGTCGGCTCGTCGTCGTACGTGGTGAGGGCCCGTCGTGTGACCAGCGTGATGCGGAGCGGGCGCGCGTCGTGTCCGGTGGCGACGAGGGCCTTGGCCGTACGGAAGGCCGCGACGACACCCTCCTCCTGGGCCCTGGTGAAGCCGGCGGTGTCGGTCGGCAGGAGGGCCTGACCGTCGTCCGGCCCGGGACCGGGCGCGATCCAGACGAGGTGGCCGACCGGAGCCGTGGCCCGGAGCCGGTCGGCGATCTCGTCGGTCGACGCTCCGGGCGCGAGGTCCCACGGGGTGGCGCCCGGGTGCCGGCCGACGAGTGCGGCCCGCTGCTCGGCCGTGCCTCCCACCACGAGGACGTGCTCCGCGGGGTCCGGGGCGTGTTCGCCGGCGGTGTACGCGGCCACGGGTTCCCAGACGGGTGCGAACAGGGAGGGGACCGGCTCCTTGGGGCGGCGCGCGGTGTAGCCGGTCATCCGTACGCAGACCCGGCCGTGGAGGTCGGTGATGTCCACGTCCAGCCGGCTCAGCGCGGTCGCGGGCCCGGCCCCGTCGGCGACGCGGACGACGGCCCACGCCGAGGACGGGCACGGGGCGAGGAGTTCGAACCGGTCGAGCGCGAACGGCACCGCGGTCTCCAGGTCGGCGGGTCCGTCGGTGAGGTGCAGCGCGATGGATGCCTGGATGGCGGAGTCCAGCAGCGCCGGGGGAAGAACGGCCCCGCCGTCGGCGGGGCCCGCACCGGCCGGGAGTTCCAGTTCGGCGAGGACGGTCCGGGTGCCGGTGTCGACGTACGCCGCACGGATGGCGCGGAGGGACGGCCCGTGGACGATGCCCATCGCCGCGAGCGCCTCGCGGACGCCTTCGGCGGACACGGGCGTCGTGCGGGCCGCGCGGAGCGAGGTGAGGTCGACGCGGTCGGGACGGGTCGTGCCGGTGCGGAACACGCGCCCGGTGGAGAGGACGGTGGGGTCGGCGCCGCCGTCCGCCCGCGCGGTGATCTCGAAGGCGAGCCCGTCGTCCTCGCCGGGCTTCACCAGGACGTCGACGCCCAGGGGCACTCCGCCTTCGACGGTGGCCGGCCGTACCCAGGTGATGTCGCGCATCAGCAGGGGGGCCGTCGCGTCCGCGCCCCAGAGCCGGACGGCGGTCTCCCGCGCCAGTTCGAGGTGGACGACGCCGGGCAGAACGTGCTGTCCGCGCACCGTGTGGTCGCGCAGGACGGGTTCGGCGTCCGTGAACACCGCGGAGGCGCGCAGCGCACCGGGAGAGTCCGGTACCTCCGACGTCCGGTGGATCAGCGGGTGGCCGGCCCCCGGGCGTTCCCCCGAGGTGGCGGGGACGGGCCGTGGTGCGGCGGGCGGCGGGCCGGCCCAGTGGCTCTCCCGGGCGAACGGATAGGTGGGCAGGGGGACCCGCCGATGGGCTCCGGCCGGGAAGATCGCACCAAAGTCGAGTGCGTCGCCCCGGGCGAAGCACCCGGCGAGGACGGTGAGGTCCGCGCGGTGGGTCTCGACGTCCGCGCGGTGGGTCCCGACGTCCGCGGGGCGGTTCTCGGCGTCACCGCGGCGGGCGTCGGCGCCCGCCCGGACGCCCCCGCCTTCCGCACCGTACTTCGCCGCGTCCGTTCCGGTGGCGGTGAACCGCGTGCAGCGTTCCAGGCAGGCTTCGCCCCGGCTCGTGTCCGCGTCCGGTCGGCCCCTGCCCTCGGGCGCCGGCCCGCCGGTGAACGCCTCCGTTCCGTCGAGCCCTTCGTCGAGGATCCGCAGCAGCTCGGCGCGGTCCTCCGCCACACAGGCGAACCGGTGAGGGAACCGGTCCCTTCCGACCGCGAGCGTGTACGCCAGGTCCCCGAGGTCCGGGGCGTGCTCGTGACGGACGCGCTCGGCCAACCGGGCCACCTGCTGGGCCAGTTGCTCGCGCGAGTGCGCGGAGAGGACGACCAGGCGCGGGAGCCCGGAGGTCGGGGCGCCGGCCCGCGCGATGTCCGGCGCCTCCTCGATGACGAGGTGGGCGTTGGTGCCGCTCGCGCCGAAGGAGCTGACGGCTCCCCTGCGTGGCCCGCCGTCGGACGGAGGCTCCCACGGGTGGGCGTGCGTGCTCAGGTAGAACGGGCTGGTGTCGAGATCGATGGCGCCGCCCGGTTTCTCGAAGTGCAGCGAAGCCGGGATCTGCCGGTGCCTCATCGCGAGGAGGATCTTGAAGACGCCCGCGACGCCCGCGGCGAACTGGGTGTGCCCGAGGTTCGACTTGACGGAGCCCAGCGCGCAGAAGCCGGTCCTCTCCGTGCCGGCCCGGAACACCCGGCTGAGCGCCGAGAACTCGATGGGGTCGCCGAGCGGAGTGCCGGTTCCGTGCGCCTCCAGGAGTTGGATGGCCCCGGCGTCGATGCCGCCGGACGCGTGGACGTCACGGAGGAGGGCCTCCTGCGACACGGAGCTGGGCGCGGTGATGCCGTTGGTCGCACCGTCGTGGTTGCTGCCGGTGGCGCGGATGACGCCGTGGATGTGGTCCCCGTCGGCGATCGCGTCGTCCAACCGCTTGAGCACGAGGACGCCGACGCCCTCTCCGGGGACGAAGCCGTCCGCGCGGTGGTCGAAGGTGTGGCAGCGGCCCGTCGGCGAGAGCATCCCCGCCCGCCCGGCCAGCTCGTAGAGGCGGGGAGTCGTCTGGACGAAGACGCCGCCCGCCAGCGCCATGTCCGTCTCGCCCGACCGGAGCCCCCGGCAGGCCAGGTCGATCGCGATCAGCGAGCTGGAGCACGCCGTGTCCACCGCGAGCGCGGGGCCCTTCAGGTCGAGGACGTAGGAGGCGCGGGCCGGGATCAGGGACGCCATGTTCCCCCAGAAGGCCTGGGCCGGACCGTTCTCCCCGACCAGCTCGTGGTAATCGCCGTTCCAGCAGCCCACGTACACACCGCAGCGGGACCCGCTCAGCTGCCGTCCGGCGTGGCCCGCGTCCTCCAGGGCCTTCCACGCCTCCTCCAGAAGCAGTCGCTGCTGGGGGTCCATGACGGCGGCCTCGACGCCCGAGATGCCGAAGAAGAGCGGGTCGAACCGATCGATGCCGTCGAGGAATCCCCCCTGTGTGCAGCGTGCCGATCCGTCGGGCCCGGTGGCCGGGAGGTCCCAGCGGGTCGCTTCGGTGATGAGGTCGTCGCCGTTCGCCAGATGGGTCCACAGCTCGTCGAGGGTGTCGGAACCGGCGAACCGCCCGCTCATCCCGATCACGGCGATCGGTTCGGATCCGGCCGACGGCCCGACGGGAACGGAGCCACCGGTGGTCGCCGGGCGGGCGGCGGTGACGCCGCTGTGCGTCGGGGCCGGGACGGGGGCCGGGGTCCCGGGGGCCGTGGGGACGGAGGTGCGGGCCGGCAGGGGCCCGAACTCCGCGAGCAGATGCGCGGCGAGGCGGTCGGCGGAGCTGTGGTCGAAGACGACATCGGTCGCGAGGTCGGTTCCCAGCTCCTCGTTGAGCACATGGACGAGACGGACGGCGAGGATGGAGTCGAGGCCGTAGTCGGCGAACGCGAGCCCGCCCTCGATCTCGTCCGGCGGCATGACCAGGACGTCCGCGATCTTCGCGCGCACCAGCCGCGCGATCCCTGCGCCGGGTGCGGTACCGGCCGGTTCCTGGGAGGACGTCCCGGGCGCGGTGCGCGGCGTGGCTGCGGGAGCACCGGCCGGTGCGCCGGTGGAGGCACCCGTACGGACGCCGGTGTCGATCGTGTGCCCGGCCGGCTCCAGGTCCCCGATCCAGAACCGGTCCCTCGCGAACGGGTACGTCGGCAGGGCGATCCGGCGGGGCGGGGGCACCGCCCCGGGGAGTGCCCGCCAGTCCAGGTCCACCCCGTCGGCCCAGAGGGCGGCCAGCTTGTCCTGCTTGCCCTCGCGGCCCCACCGTTCGGCCACGAGCTCCCGGAGACCGTCGTCGGCCCAGATCGCGGCGGCGGCGCCCCGGTCCTGCCCGGCGCTGCCCCGGTGCAGTCCCGGCACCGCCGTCCCGTCGCCGGTCTCCGCGAACGCGCCCAGCACCCGCCGGAGTTCGGGCAGCGAGAGCACCGTCACCGCCAGGCGCTCCGTCATCGCCTCGCGACCGGACCGCAGGGTGAACGCGAGGTCCGCCAGGCGGACCGTCCGACCGTGCGCCTCCTCCTGTTCGAGGAACGCCACCAGGCGCGCCGCGGAGTGCCGCAGCTGCTCCGGGGTCCGTGCCGACAGGACGACGAGCTGCTCGCCGTCGTCGGCGGCGCGCTCGGCGGGGGCGGCGTCCGCCACGTACTCCTCGATGATCACGTGCGCGTTCGAGCCGCCGGCCCCGAAGGACGAGACCGCCGTGATGCGCGGTCCTCCGGACTCCCAGGGCGCGGAGGCCCGCTGGAGGCGGAACGGCGTCTCCTCGAACCTGATGCCGGGGTTCGGTTCCTCGGCGTGCAGGCTCGGGACGAGTGTGCGGTGCCGGAGCTGGAGGACGGCCTTGGTGACACCGGCGATGCCCGCGGCGGCCTCCAGGTGCCCGATCACCGACTTCACGGAGCCGATCGCACAGAACTGCCGGTCCCCGGTGAACTTCTCGAAGGCGAGCGAGAGCCCCTTCACCTCGATCGGGTCGCCCAGTTCCGTGCCGGTGCCGTGCGCCTCGACGTAGCCGACGTCGCGCGCCGAGATCCCGGCCCGGGCCAGCGCGTCACCGATCAGCTCCGCCTGGGCGGCCGGGCTGGGTACGGTGTAGCCGCTCGACCGGCCACCGTGGTTGATGCTCGTCCCCCGGACCACGGCGAGGACCCGGTCCCCGTCCGCGAGAGCGCGCGCCAGCGGTTTCAGCAGCACCGCGCCGACACCCTCACCGGGGACGAACCCATCGGCGCCGCTCCCGAAGCTCCGTAGCCGCGACTGCGCGGACAGCATGCCGGAGCGGCAGAGTTCGACGTAGTCGGACGGGTGCAGATACAGGTTCACGCCACCGGCGACGGCGAGCTCGCAGGAGCCCTGGCGCAGGTGCTCGCAGGCTTCGTGGATCGCCGTCAGCGAGGACGAGCACATCGTGTCGATCGTCAGGCTGGGGCCCTGGAGGTCCAGGACGTAGGAGGTGCGGGCGCTGAGCGAGGCGAAGGAGAGCGCGGGTGCGATCCGCTCGCCGGACGGCAACTCGGCCTCGCCGTGCCGTGCGTGGCCGGACTTGGTCACGCCGGCGAAGACGCCGACGCGCCGCTGATGGCGGCGGGCCAGTTCCTCGCGGGTGTAGCCCGCGTCCTCGATCACTTCCCAGGATGCCTGGAGGAACAGGCGCTCCTGCGGGTCCATGGCGTACGCGTCGCGCGGCGCGATCCGGAAGAAGTGCGGGTCGAACGCGTCGAAGTCCTCCAGGAATCCGCCCCACTTGCTGTAGCTGAGTCCGTTGGCGACGGCGGTGGCGCGGTCCGGCTCGTAGAAGCCCTCCAGCGGCCACCGGTCCCGGGGGATCTCGGTGATGCGGTCGCGTCCGGCCGTGAGGTTCCGCCAGAACTCGTCGGTGTTCCGCGCGCCCGGATAGCGTCCGCTCATCCCGATGATCGCGATGGCGTCGTCCTGGGCGGGCACGCCGGACGGGTCGGCCGCGGCCCGAGGAGCCTCGGCGGCCCCGGAAGCCTCGGTGGCCCCGGAAGCCGCGGAGGTCTCCTGGCCGGCCCGGGTCCGCGGGTCCGTGAGGTGCTCGGCGACGGCGCGCAGGGTGGGGGCCTCGTAGAAGAGCGTCGTCGAGGTCTCCCCGAACGCGGTGTGCAGTTCCTTGTTGAGCTGGATGACCATGACCGAGTCGAGGGCCAGGTCGTCGAGCGGCCGGTCGGGGTCGATGGCGTGCGGGGGCAGCTTCGTGACCCGGGCGAAGAGCCCGAGGACCGACCGGAGCGTCTCCCGGTCCGGGGCCGCACCGCCGGCGGTCTCCGGTGCGGACGCCGGCGCCTCGGCCGCCCCGGACGCGGAGACCGGGGCGGGTACGGAAACCGGTGCGGGCGCGGTCGTCGGTCCGTGCGCGGTCTCCCCCCGCTCGCCGTGGTGCACCCAGATCTGGTCCTCGCCGGCCTCGCCGAGGCGCCAGGAGTTCAGGAGGGCGTCGAGCCCGGCGTCCGACTCCATGGGGACGAGGCCGCGATGACGCCGAAGGTACGCGCGGGTCGCGTCGTCGACCGTCATCCCGCCGTCCTTCCAGAGCGGCCACGCGATCGAGACCGTGCGGCCCGAGCGTCCGCCCGCCGCGACGCGCACGTTGCGGCGGGTGGCGAACGTGCCGAGGTGGGCGTTGGCCGTGGCGTAGTCGGACTGGCCGGGGTTGCCCGTGACGGCCGCGCCGGACGAGAAGAGGACGAAGGATTCGAGCGGCAGGTCCGCCGTGGCCCGGTCCAGGTGGACCGCGCCGTCGACCTTCGGGGCCAGGACCGCCTCCCATTCCTCCGGGGTCTTGTCCTTGACGTACGCGTCGTGGATCACGCCTGCGGCGTGGATGACTCCGTGGATGGCGCCGCTCCGCTCGCGCACCTCCGCGACGAGATGGCGCACCTCCTCCCAGCGGGAGACGTCCGCGACGGCGTAGCGGGCGTCCGCTCCCGCGTCCCGCAGTTCGGCGAGGAGCCGGTCCGTGCGCGGACCCGGTGCGGACCGGCCGACGAGGACGAGCCCCGGGCGTTCGGTGTCGCGTGCGATCCGGCGGGCGACGACGGCCCCGATGCCGCCGGCGCCGCCGGTGATCAGGTAGGTGCCTCCTGAACGCCACGGCGTGCCCGTGCCGGCGGCCGTGCGGGGTGACCAGGTCCGGACGTGGCGTCCCGTGTCCCGGTGGAGGACGAGTGGGTCGTCGGCGTGCTGTGCGTTCTCCAGGACCGCGCCCGCGATCCGGTCGCGGTCGCTCGCCCCGTCGAGGACGAGGACCTGTCCGGTGACGCGCGGGTTCTCCAGTGCCGTCGTGCGCAGGAGCGCGGAGAGTGCCGGACCGGTCTCCTCGTCCTCGGTGGCCGATGTCACCACCTGCACCAGGGTGGTTCCGTCGTGCGCCTCCGCCGCGAGCGTCCGGGCGAGCTCGAAGACCTGCCGTGACAGGTCGGTGAAGCGGGTCTCCGGGCGTTGCCCGGCCGTGGTGACGGCGTGGCAGCGCACCCCTGGCAGCAGTCGCTCGACTCCGTCCTTCAGGGATGCGGGTGTTCCGCACAGGATGACCGCGTGATGCCGGTACGGGGAGCCGGCGGCAGGGCCCGCGACCCCGGTGGCGGGCCTCGGCGTCCACCGGGGCACCAGCAGTGTCGTCCCGGAGGCGGGCGCGGGGACGGGTTCCCGGGCGGCGGGCGCGGGGACGGAGGGAAGTTCCCGGCCGGGGACGGGTGCCTGGGCGGAGGCGTCCGGCTCCGCGCCGCGGGGAATCCAGTACCGGTCGCGTGCGAACGGATAGGCCGGGAGGTGCGCACGCCTCGGCGTTCCGGCACCGGCGCCGTCGGGCCCGTACAGCCGCCGCCACTCGGCCTCGCCCCCGCCGCGCCAGCGGGCGATCAGCTCGGTGAGGCCGTCCGGGTCCTGGCCGGGGGCCGGATCCGGTCCGTCCTCACGGTCACTGATGAACGCACGGAGCCGGGAGACGAGTTCGCCGCGGGAGGAGACGGCCCAGCCGACGCGTTCGGCCATCGGCTCCCGTCCCGTCTGGAGCGTCCACGCGATCGAACGGAGTGAATCGGTGTGCCGGGCGTCCTCCAGGTGCGCGAGCAGATCCCGCGCCCGCTCGCGCAGTTCCCGCTCCGTGCGCGCCGAGAGGGGCACGGCGACCCTGCGGCCCTCGGGGGCGTCCAGATCCCGTGCCGAGGCCGCCTCCTGGTCCTTGCCCGGGTACTCCTCCAGCACGATGTGGCAGTTCGCGCCGCCGAAGCCGAAGCTGCTGACCCCGGCCCGCCGGGGGACGGGCGCACCGTGCCGGTCACGCGCCCGCTCCCAGGGCTCGCTCGTGCGGATGATGCGGAACGGGCTGCCGTCGAGCTGTATGTACGGGTTGATCTCGTCGCAGTTCCGGGAGGGCGGCAGGGTGCCGTGCTCCATCGCGAGGACCGTCTTGAGCAGGCCCGCGATGCCGGCGGCGGCTTCCAGGTGCCCGATGTTGGCCTTCACCGAGCCGAGTGCGCAGGTTCCTCCGCCGTCGCTCCCCAGCCGCCGGTAGGCGTTCCGGAGCGCCTGCACCTCGACGGGGTCGCCCAGGGCCGTGCCGGTGCCGTGGGCCTCCAGATAGCCGATGGTGCGGGGGTCGATGCCGTCCATCGCCCGCACCACGAGGTCCGCCTGTGCGGTCCCGTTCGGCGCGGTGAGGGAGTTCGCCCGCCCGCCGTGGTTCTCGGCGCTCCCCACGACGACGGCGAGGATCGCGTCCCCGTCGCGCTCGGCTGCGGCGAGCGGCTTCAGCACGACCGCGCCGACGCCCTCGCCCCGTACGTAGCCGTTCGCGTCGCTCGCGAAGGTCTTGCACCGTCCGTCCGGGCTCAGCATGCCCGCCTGTGCGGCGCTGACGAACGTGTCGACGCTGAGGAGGAGGTTCACCCCGCCCGCTATCGCGGCGTCGCACGCCCCGGACCGGAGCGCTTCGACGGCCCGGTGGACGGCGACGAGCGAGCTGGAGCAGGCCGTGTCGACGGGCTCGCTCGGGCCGTGGATGTCGAGGACGTAGGAGATGCGGTTGGCGAGCATGGAGTGGGCGTTGCCCGTGGAGGTGAAGGCGTCCGGCGGGGTGCCGTGGGCGGCGAGCAGCGTCGCGTAGTCGGTGCCCGAGACGCCGAAGAACAGCCCGGTGCTCTCCGGCAGGCCCGCGGGCGCGTACCCGCTGTTCTCCACCGCGTTCCAGACGGTCTGCAGCGCCAGCCGGTGCTGCGGGTCCATCAGTTCGGCCTCGCGCGGCAGGATCCGGAAGAAGGCGGCGTCGAAGGCGTCCACCCCGTCGAGGACGCCCGCGTGGCGCGGGAAGTCGGAAGCCTCCACGATGCGCGCGTACCGGGTGTCGTACCGGTCGACGGGGAAGGCCCTCACGTGGTCGGTGCCGGCGGCCAGGTTCGCCCAGTACGCGTCCAGGTCGGGGGCGCCGGGAAAGCTGCCCGCGGCTCCGATGACGGCGATCGGAAAGGCGGCGTTCGCGACCGCCGGGCGCGGGGCGGCGGGTCGCGGCGCGGCGTCGGGGACCTCGGCCTTCTCCCGGGCGGTCCGGTGCCCGGCGTCCG
The nucleotide sequence above comes from Streptomyces sp. NBC_01116. Encoded proteins:
- a CDS encoding LysR family transcriptional regulator; the protein is MSDGLGFSLAQLRYFVVSAEVGNISEAAEQLCASQSTVSSAVMRLERQLGVQLLLRHHARGVSLTPSGRHLLREARDLLGRARNLKERGDALAGDAAGGLDVGFLSSLAPFLLPAVHRLTRQRYPDIRLTVQEEPADRLAALLREGHCELAVTYDFLAGDARFHALAELPVHAVVADGDPLARSGPVELAELATRPLVTPNAPDVVRHAEKLFANAGVPLPRVIGAASVETTRGLVAAGSGFALMYQRTEVTTTLDGGTVRTVEIAGDLPPASLGVAMMHGLTMSGRGMAFLDVLGSTLPAARSGTRPGGP